In Vibrio atlanticus, the following proteins share a genomic window:
- the cydA gene encoding cytochrome ubiquinol oxidase subunit I, with product MIDVVDLSRLQFAFTAMYHFLFVPLTLGMAFLLAIMESVYVMTGKQIYKDMTKFWGKLFGINFALGVATGLTMEFQFGTNWSYYSHYVGDIFGAPLAIEALVAFFLESTFVGLFFFGWDRLSKRQHLAVTWLVALGSNFSALWILVANGWMQNPVGAEFNFETMRMEMVSFAEVVLNPVAQVKFVHTVASGYTTGAMFILGISSYYILKGRDLAFARRSFAIAASFGMAAILSVIVLGDESGYELGEVQKVKLAAVEAEWHTEEAPAAFTVFGIPNQETMNTDYAIKIPYVMGIIATRSLDTEVTGLRDLRDDHVDRIRTGMYAYELLEKLRGGDRSEENKAAFDEVKGDLGYGLLLKRYTDDVVDATEDQIQMAADDSIPTVWPLFWSFRLMVACGFIMLFVFGAAFVQTCRQKIEQKPWVLKAALFSIPLPWIAIEAGWFVAEFGRQPWAVGEILPVNVAASALTIEQLWTSLFAILALYTVFLIAEVYLMLKFARKGPSSLKTGRYHFEQNDNSVEDKVSRSVEV from the coding sequence ATGATTGATGTTGTTGATCTGTCGCGATTGCAGTTTGCATTTACAGCGATGTATCACTTCCTATTTGTTCCACTGACTTTAGGTATGGCATTTCTTCTTGCCATTATGGAGTCAGTATATGTAATGACTGGCAAACAAATTTACAAGGACATGACCAAGTTCTGGGGTAAATTGTTTGGTATTAACTTTGCTCTTGGTGTAGCGACGGGCTTAACCATGGAGTTTCAGTTTGGTACGAACTGGTCTTACTATTCTCACTACGTTGGAGACATCTTCGGTGCTCCGCTAGCTATTGAAGCGCTTGTTGCATTCTTCCTAGAGTCTACTTTTGTTGGTCTTTTCTTCTTCGGTTGGGACAGATTGTCAAAGCGTCAGCACTTAGCGGTAACGTGGTTAGTAGCACTTGGCTCTAACTTCTCAGCGCTTTGGATCTTGGTAGCGAACGGCTGGATGCAAAACCCAGTGGGTGCGGAATTTAACTTTGAAACCATGCGTATGGAAATGGTGAGCTTCGCTGAAGTTGTACTAAACCCAGTAGCGCAAGTTAAATTCGTACACACAGTGGCGTCTGGTTACACAACGGGTGCAATGTTCATCCTTGGTATCAGCTCATACTACATTCTTAAAGGTCGTGACCTTGCCTTTGCTCGTCGCTCTTTTGCGATTGCAGCATCTTTCGGTATGGCGGCGATCCTGTCAGTAATCGTACTAGGTGATGAATCTGGTTACGAGCTTGGTGAAGTTCAAAAAGTGAAGCTCGCTGCGGTAGAAGCAGAGTGGCACACTGAAGAAGCTCCAGCAGCATTTACTGTTTTTGGTATTCCAAACCAAGAAACAATGAATACTGACTACGCAATTAAAATCCCTTACGTAATGGGTATCATCGCAACGCGTTCGCTTGATACTGAAGTTACGGGCCTGCGTGACTTACGTGATGATCACGTTGATCGTATCCGTACTGGTATGTACGCATACGAGCTGCTTGAAAAGCTACGTGGTGGTGATCGTTCAGAAGAGAACAAAGCAGCATTTGATGAAGTAAAAGGTGACCTAGGTTACGGACTACTTCTTAAGCGCTATACAGACGACGTTGTTGATGCAACAGAAGACCAAATCCAAATGGCTGCGGATGATTCTATCCCAACAGTTTGGCCTCTATTCTGGTCGTTCCGTCTGATGGTTGCTTGTGGCTTCATCATGCTGTTTGTATTCGGTGCGGCGTTTGTTCAAACGTGTCGTCAGAAGATCGAACAGAAACCATGGGTACTTAAAGCGGCGCTATTCTCAATCCCACTACCTTGGATTGCGATTGAAGCAGGTTGGTTTGTTGCTGAATTTGGTCGTCAACCATGGGCGGTTGGTGAAATCCTGCCGGTTAACGTTGCTGCATCAGCACTGACTATTGAACAGCTTTGGACTTCTCTATTTGCAATTCTTGCACTGTACACAGTGTTCTTGATTGCTGAAGTTTACCTAATGCTGAAATTCGCACGTAAAGGTCCAAGTAGCTTAAAGACAGGCCGTTACCACTTTGAACAAAACGATAACTCTGTTGAAGACAAAGTTAGCCGTTCAGTCGAAGTATAA
- the cydX gene encoding cytochrome bd-I oxidase subunit CydX, translating to MWYFAWILGVLLACAFGIINALWLEHSEMMDKDSE from the coding sequence ATGTGGTATTTCGCATGGATTTTGGGTGTACTTCTAGCATGTGCATTCGGCATCATCAATGCTCTATGGTTAGAGCATTCAGAAATGATGGATAAAGACAGTGAGTAA
- the ruvB gene encoding Holliday junction branch migration DNA helicase RuvB: MIEADRLIAPDNPVFKDEDVIDRAIRPKALADYQGQDHVRNQMEIFIQAAQMRNEALDHLLIFGPPGLGKTTLANIVANEMDVSIRTTSGPVLEKAGDLAALLTNLEENDVLFIDEIHRLSPVVEEVLYPAMEDYQLDIMIGEGPAARSIKIDLPPFTLIGATTRAGSLTSPLRDRFGITQRLEYYKVEDLQNIVQRSADCLGLSLESDGALEIARRARGTPRIANRLLRRVRDYAEVKADGHICPDVADKALNMLDVDAKGFDYMDRKLLLAIMEKFGGGPVGIDNMAAAIGEEKDTIEDVLEPYLIQQGYLQRTPRGRIATDRAYLHFGIDKPSNR; this comes from the coding sequence ATGATTGAAGCCGATCGCCTTATTGCACCGGACAACCCAGTATTCAAAGATGAAGATGTTATCGACCGTGCAATACGTCCAAAAGCGTTAGCCGACTATCAAGGGCAGGACCACGTTCGTAACCAGATGGAGATTTTCATTCAAGCCGCTCAAATGCGAAATGAAGCTCTGGATCATCTGTTGATTTTTGGCCCTCCCGGTTTAGGTAAAACCACGTTGGCGAACATTGTTGCCAATGAAATGGATGTGAGCATCCGCACGACTTCAGGTCCAGTTTTAGAAAAAGCGGGCGATTTAGCCGCGCTATTAACTAACCTCGAAGAAAACGATGTGCTTTTCATTGATGAGATCCACCGCTTAAGCCCTGTGGTTGAAGAGGTTCTGTATCCAGCAATGGAAGATTACCAACTGGATATCATGATTGGTGAAGGCCCTGCGGCTCGCTCTATCAAGATTGACCTTCCTCCTTTTACTTTGATTGGTGCAACCACTCGTGCTGGCTCACTGACATCGCCATTACGTGACCGTTTTGGTATTACTCAGCGTCTTGAGTACTACAAGGTTGAAGATCTTCAAAACATCGTTCAGCGCAGCGCTGATTGCCTTGGACTTTCATTGGAGTCGGATGGGGCATTAGAAATTGCTCGTCGTGCTCGTGGTACACCGCGTATCGCGAACCGTTTATTACGCCGTGTACGAGATTACGCGGAAGTGAAAGCCGACGGACATATTTGCCCGGACGTAGCGGATAAGGCACTCAACATGTTGGACGTGGATGCCAAAGGCTTTGATTACATGGATAGAAAGCTTCTACTTGCGATTATGGAAAAGTTTGGTGGTGGTCCGGTCGGTATCGACAACATGGCAGCCGCGATTGGTGAAGAAAAAGATACGATTGAAGATGTATTGGAACCGTATTTGATTCAGCAGGGTTATCTGCAAAGAACACCAAGAGGTCGAATTGCTACCGACAGAGCGTATTTACACTTCGGAATAGACAAGCCCTCAAATCGTTAA
- the cmoB gene encoding tRNA 5-methoxyuridine(34)/uridine 5-oxyacetic acid(34) synthase CmoB, translated as MFNFANFYQLIAQDTRLQPWLNVLPQQLTDWQNAEHGDFDRWLRALNKIPQGVPDQVDLKNSVTIGSSTPFHTGELKKLESLLKTFHPWRKGPYTVHDIHIDTEWRSDWKWDRVLPHISPLKNRSVLDVGCGNGYHMWRMLGEGARLTVGIDPSHLFLVQFEAIRKLMGDDQRAHLLPLGIEQLPKLEAYDTVFSMGVLYHRRSPLDHLIQLKDQLVSGGELVLETLVIEGDENAVLVPVDRYAQMRNVYFFPSARALKRWLEQVGFEDVRIVDENVTTIGEQRTTEWMTHNSLPDYLDPNDPSKTVEGHPAPRRAILVATKP; from the coding sequence ATGTTTAATTTTGCCAATTTTTATCAACTCATTGCCCAAGACACTCGCCTTCAGCCGTGGCTTAATGTTCTTCCTCAACAGCTGACGGATTGGCAAAATGCAGAACACGGCGACTTCGACCGTTGGTTGCGTGCACTGAATAAAATCCCGCAAGGTGTGCCTGACCAAGTTGATCTGAAAAACTCAGTGACGATTGGCAGCTCTACACCGTTCCACACGGGTGAACTTAAAAAGTTAGAAAGCTTACTGAAGACTTTCCACCCTTGGAGAAAAGGCCCTTACACAGTTCACGACATTCATATCGATACAGAATGGCGCAGTGACTGGAAATGGGATCGTGTGCTTCCACATATCTCTCCATTGAAAAACCGTTCGGTTCTCGATGTAGGTTGTGGCAACGGCTACCACATGTGGCGCATGCTAGGTGAAGGCGCTCGCTTGACGGTGGGTATCGACCCTTCTCACTTATTCTTGGTTCAGTTTGAAGCCATTCGTAAATTGATGGGCGACGACCAACGTGCTCACCTATTACCTCTAGGTATTGAGCAACTGCCAAAACTGGAAGCTTACGACACTGTATTCAGCATGGGCGTGCTTTACCACCGCCGTTCACCACTTGATCATTTGATTCAACTAAAAGACCAATTGGTATCTGGTGGCGAACTGGTACTTGAAACGTTAGTGATTGAAGGTGACGAAAACGCTGTTCTTGTGCCTGTGGATCGCTACGCGCAAATGAGAAACGTTTACTTCTTCCCATCTGCACGCGCACTAAAACGCTGGCTTGAACAGGTAGGCTTTGAAGACGTGCGTATCGTTGATGAAAATGTCACAACGATTGGCGAACAACGCACAACAGAGTGGATGACACACAACTCTTTACCGGATTACTTAGATCCTAATGATCCAAGTAAAACCGTAGAAGGTCACCCTGCACCAAGGCGTGCGATTCTAGTAGCGACAAAACCTTAA
- the ruvC gene encoding crossover junction endodeoxyribonuclease RuvC, producing the protein MSIILGIDPGSRITGYGVIRQNGRHLYYLGSGCIRTSEKELPGRLKQIYAGVSEIITQFQPDVFAIEQVFMSKNADSALKLGQARGSAIVAAVNADLPVHEYAARLIKQAVTGNGGADKSMVQNMVMSMLKLPAKPQADAADALGVAITHANTNKTLVALAGKATGARKGRYR; encoded by the coding sequence ATGTCTATTATCTTGGGGATTGACCCTGGCTCTCGCATTACCGGCTATGGCGTGATTCGTCAAAATGGTCGCCATCTATATTACTTAGGTAGTGGTTGTATTCGTACTTCCGAAAAAGAACTGCCAGGTCGACTAAAACAGATTTATGCCGGTGTGAGCGAAATCATCACTCAGTTCCAACCGGATGTGTTTGCGATCGAGCAGGTTTTTATGTCGAAGAACGCTGACTCTGCACTTAAGCTTGGACAAGCTCGAGGTAGCGCGATTGTGGCAGCGGTGAATGCAGATTTACCTGTTCATGAATATGCGGCTCGTTTGATCAAACAAGCGGTGACTGGTAATGGTGGCGCTGATAAGTCTATGGTTCAGAATATGGTGATGAGCATGCTCAAACTACCCGCTAAGCCACAAGCCGACGCAGCCGATGCTCTAGGCGTAGCGATCACTCACGCTAACACCAATAAAACCTTGGTCGCACTTGCAGGAAAAGCAACGGGAGCAAGAAAAGGGCGTTACCGTTAA
- a CDS encoding DUF72 domain-containing protein has product MDARVITTETLPLRLGLTMWSHSEWQSQFYGKGTKPAERLEKYSQVFHTVEGNTTFYATPSVSTINNWKAASHDDFKFTFKLPKFITHQQQLRHCQAELKEFLLTMSPLHRRIGQWTIQLPHSFEPSMLPALQKFCTLFPKDMQLGVEVRHLGFFDKGDAEKRFNHWLIEEGINRIIMDSRPVFSAPPTTEAVIDAHQKKPRVPVHAIATANNPMVRFIGHPDKEPNLAFFKPWFAKLQTWLNEGKQPYLMIHTPDNNHAPELAIAIYKQLQTQVAEHTKITLPNLAEFPAQKGDHQISMF; this is encoded by the coding sequence ATGGATGCTCGTGTAATAACAACAGAAACTTTACCTCTAAGACTTGGGTTAACAATGTGGTCTCACTCCGAGTGGCAAAGTCAGTTCTATGGTAAAGGAACAAAACCCGCTGAGCGCTTAGAAAAATACTCCCAAGTTTTTCATACCGTTGAAGGCAACACGACTTTCTATGCGACACCCAGTGTCTCAACGATCAATAACTGGAAAGCCGCGAGTCACGATGATTTCAAGTTTACTTTTAAGCTGCCTAAGTTCATCACCCACCAGCAGCAACTCAGACACTGCCAAGCCGAACTCAAGGAATTTCTGCTCACCATGTCGCCCCTACATAGGCGCATTGGTCAGTGGACGATTCAATTGCCCCATAGCTTCGAACCCAGCATGCTTCCTGCCCTGCAAAAATTTTGTACCTTGTTTCCAAAAGACATGCAGCTCGGCGTTGAAGTTCGTCACCTTGGTTTCTTTGATAAAGGCGATGCTGAAAAACGTTTCAATCATTGGTTAATAGAAGAAGGGATCAATCGCATCATTATGGATAGCCGTCCTGTTTTCTCCGCACCACCCACCACAGAAGCGGTGATCGACGCGCATCAAAAGAAACCACGTGTTCCGGTTCATGCCATTGCGACGGCAAACAATCCGATGGTTCGCTTTATTGGTCATCCAGATAAGGAACCCAATCTGGCTTTCTTTAAACCTTGGTTCGCGAAATTACAGACTTGGTTAAACGAAGGAAAACAACCTTATTTAATGATCCACACCCCAGACAATAATCACGCCCCTGAGTTGGCGATTGCTATCTATAAGCAATTACAGACGCAAGTTGCTGAACACACAAAGATAACCTTGCCTAATTTGGCGGAGTTTCCTGCTCAAAAAGGCGACCATCAAATCTCGATGTTTTGA
- the ruvA gene encoding Holliday junction branch migration protein RuvA: MIGRLRGTLIEKQPPELLIEVSGVGYEVQMPMSCFYELPNVGEEAIIYTHFVVREDAQLLYGFNTVKERALFREVIKANGVGPKLGLGILSGMTASQFVQSVEREDISTLVKLPGVGKKTAERLVVEMKDRLKGWGAGDLFTPATDAAPIDSMPTVHDAEEEAVSALLALGYKPTQASKVVSQVAKDGMTSEQLIREALKSMV, translated from the coding sequence GTGATCGGACGTCTCCGCGGTACATTAATAGAAAAACAGCCACCAGAATTATTGATTGAAGTCAGTGGTGTTGGTTATGAAGTTCAAATGCCAATGAGCTGTTTTTATGAGTTACCAAACGTAGGCGAAGAAGCAATTATCTACACTCATTTTGTGGTACGTGAAGATGCTCAGCTACTTTATGGTTTTAACACGGTTAAGGAGCGTGCCTTGTTCCGCGAAGTGATTAAAGCGAATGGTGTCGGTCCTAAACTTGGTCTTGGGATTCTTTCAGGCATGACCGCTAGCCAATTCGTTCAAAGTGTTGAACGAGAAGATATCTCTACGCTGGTTAAACTGCCGGGTGTTGGTAAGAAAACCGCAGAACGTCTGGTTGTTGAAATGAAAGACCGCCTAAAAGGGTGGGGCGCGGGGGACCTGTTTACTCCAGCGACGGATGCAGCTCCTATTGACTCTATGCCAACTGTGCACGACGCGGAAGAAGAAGCGGTAAGTGCGCTACTTGCATTAGGCTACAAGCCGACTCAAGCTTCTAAGGTGGTTTCTCAAGTAGCTAAAGATGGCATGACCAGCGAACAGTTGATTCGCGAAGCTCTGAAATCGATGGTTTAA
- the ybgC gene encoding tol-pal system-associated acyl-CoA thioesterase has translation MNCGIKLQGLSKPFTWPVTVYYEDTDAGGVVYHSNYLKFFERARTEMLRSIGVSQQVLLEQNIGFVVRHMDIDFIQGARLDDSLQVITNIYELKRATLVFCQEIVNPDGKALCKAMVKVACIDNQKMKPKAMPTFILTELTNSDC, from the coding sequence TTGAATTGTGGTATCAAATTGCAGGGATTATCTAAGCCATTTACGTGGCCAGTGACAGTGTATTACGAAGACACCGATGCAGGTGGTGTTGTATACCATTCAAACTATCTTAAGTTTTTCGAACGCGCTCGAACTGAGATGTTGCGCTCAATTGGCGTCTCTCAGCAAGTCTTGTTAGAACAAAATATCGGTTTTGTAGTCCGACATATGGACATCGATTTTATTCAAGGTGCGCGCCTTGATGATTCTTTACAAGTCATTACAAATATTTACGAGTTGAAGCGAGCTACCTTGGTCTTCTGTCAAGAGATCGTAAATCCTGATGGCAAAGCATTGTGTAAAGCAATGGTTAAGGTAGCATGTATCGACAATCAAAAAATGAAACCCAAAGCAATGCCAACATTTATTCTCACGGAGCTAACGAATAGTGACTGCTGA
- the aspS gene encoding aspartate--tRNA ligase produces the protein MRTHYCGNLNKSLAGQTVELCGWVNRRRDLGGLIFIDMRDREGVVQVVVDPDMKDIFPIANQLRNEFCIKFTGEVRVRPDSQVNKDMATGEVELYATGLEIINRSEALPLDFNQTNSEEQRLKYRYIDLRRPEMSDRIKLRARASSFVRRFLDENLFLDIETPVLTKATPEGARDYLVPSRVHKGSFYALPQSPQLFKQLLMMSGFDRYYQIVKCFRDEDLRADRQPEFTQIDIETSFMTSQEVRNVTEKLVHDMWKELLDVELGQFPVMPFSEAIRRFGSDKPDLRNPLELVDVADLVKDVEFKVFSGPANDEKGRVAVIRVPGGAKLTRKQIDGYAEHVNIYGAKGLAWMKVNDRAAGMEGIQSPVAKFLSEDVINGILDRTQAESGDIILFGADKAGIVAEAMGALRLKLGTDLELTDTSAWAPLWVVDFPMFEEDGEGNLHAMHHPFTSPLGVNAEELKANPAAANSDAYDMVINGYEVGGGSVRIHGAEMQTAVFGILGIEAKEQQEKFGFLLEALKYGTPPHAGLAFGLDRLAMLLCGTENIRDVIAFPKTTAAACLLTDAPSLANPASLEELAIAVKLAEKKEQA, from the coding sequence ATGCGTACCCATTACTGTGGTAACCTGAACAAGTCCCTGGCGGGACAAACTGTAGAATTGTGCGGCTGGGTAAACCGTCGCCGTGATTTAGGCGGTCTTATCTTTATCGATATGCGAGATCGTGAAGGCGTCGTTCAGGTTGTTGTCGATCCAGATATGAAAGATATCTTCCCGATCGCTAACCAACTGCGTAATGAATTCTGTATCAAGTTTACTGGTGAAGTACGCGTTCGTCCGGACAGCCAAGTAAATAAAGATATGGCGACGGGTGAAGTTGAGCTTTACGCAACAGGCCTTGAGATCATCAACCGTTCAGAAGCGCTTCCACTAGACTTCAACCAAACGAACTCTGAAGAGCAGCGTCTTAAGTATCGTTACATCGATCTTCGTCGTCCAGAAATGAGCGACCGTATCAAGCTTCGTGCGCGTGCTTCTAGCTTCGTTCGTCGTTTCCTAGACGAGAACCTATTCCTAGACATCGAAACGCCAGTACTAACGAAAGCGACACCAGAAGGTGCTCGTGATTACCTAGTACCAAGCCGTGTTCACAAAGGTAGCTTCTACGCACTTCCTCAATCTCCTCAGCTGTTCAAGCAACTGCTGATGATGTCTGGTTTTGACCGTTACTACCAAATCGTTAAATGTTTCCGTGATGAAGATTTACGTGCTGACCGTCAGCCTGAATTTACTCAAATCGATATCGAAACATCTTTCATGACTTCTCAAGAAGTGCGTAACGTGACTGAGAAGCTTGTTCACGATATGTGGAAAGAACTTCTAGATGTTGAACTAGGTCAATTCCCAGTAATGCCTTTCTCTGAAGCGATTCGTCGTTTCGGTTCTGATAAGCCAGATCTACGTAACCCACTAGAGCTAGTGGACGTTGCTGACTTGGTTAAAGACGTTGAGTTCAAAGTATTCTCTGGCCCAGCTAACGACGAAAAAGGTCGCGTAGCGGTTATCCGTGTTCCAGGTGGTGCTAAGCTAACTCGTAAGCAAATTGACGGTTACGCTGAACACGTAAACATCTACGGCGCGAAAGGCCTAGCTTGGATGAAGGTTAACGACCGTGCTGCAGGCATGGAAGGTATTCAATCTCCAGTTGCTAAATTCCTAAGCGAAGACGTAATCAACGGTATTCTAGATCGCACTCAAGCTGAATCTGGCGATATCATTCTGTTTGGCGCAGACAAAGCGGGCATCGTTGCTGAAGCAATGGGCGCACTTCGTCTTAAACTAGGTACTGATCTAGAGCTAACAGACACATCTGCATGGGCTCCACTGTGGGTTGTTGACTTCCCAATGTTCGAAGAAGACGGCGAAGGTAACCTACACGCAATGCACCACCCATTCACATCGCCACTAGGTGTGAACGCGGAAGAGTTAAAAGCGAACCCAGCAGCAGCAAACTCTGATGCATACGACATGGTAATCAACGGCTACGAAGTAGGCGGCGGTTCGGTACGTATTCATGGCGCAGAAATGCAAACGGCTGTATTCGGTATCCTAGGTATTGAAGCTAAAGAGCAACAAGAGAAGTTCGGCTTCCTACTTGAAGCACTTAAGTACGGTACGCCACCACACGCAGGTCTAGCATTCGGTCTTGACCGTCTAGCTATGCTTCTTTGTGGTACAGAGAATATCCGTGATGTTATCGCATTCCCGAAAACAACAGCAGCAGCATGTCTACTAACAGATGCGCCAAGCCTAGCAAACCCAGCATCACTGGAAGAGCTAGCAATCGCTGTTAAATTGGCAGAGAAGAAAGAGCAAGCGTAA
- the cmoA gene encoding carboxy-S-adenosyl-L-methionine synthase CmoA has protein sequence MSNTDNIFSAPIDKIGDFTFDARVAEVFPDMIQRSVPGYSNIISAIGMLAERFVKPHSNIYDLGCSLGAATLSMRRHIQQEGCTIFAIDNSEAMVERCKLHVNAYRSDTPVEVIEADIREVEIKDASVVVLNFTLQFLSPDDRYALLEKIHAGLRPGGILILSEKYVFEDESSNELLIDLHHDFKRANGYSELEVSQKRSAIENVMRPDSITVHKQRFEKIGFSSREVWFQCFNFGSMFAIK, from the coding sequence ATGAGCAACACAGACAATATCTTTTCCGCTCCTATTGATAAAATTGGAGACTTCACCTTTGATGCAAGGGTTGCTGAAGTATTTCCGGATATGATTCAACGCTCGGTGCCTGGTTATAGCAATATCATCTCTGCAATCGGCATGCTGGCTGAACGCTTTGTAAAGCCACATTCAAATATTTACGATCTTGGCTGCTCGCTTGGTGCTGCGACACTTTCTATGCGTCGTCACATTCAGCAAGAAGGCTGCACGATTTTCGCTATCGATAATTCAGAAGCCATGGTTGAACGCTGTAAGCTGCATGTAAACGCCTACCGCAGTGACACACCGGTAGAAGTGATTGAAGCCGACATCCGTGAAGTGGAAATCAAAGACGCCTCTGTTGTGGTGCTTAACTTTACACTGCAATTTCTGTCTCCTGACGACCGATACGCTCTGCTTGAAAAAATTCATGCAGGCTTACGCCCGGGCGGAATCTTAATCCTTTCTGAAAAGTACGTATTCGAAGACGAAAGTTCAAATGAACTGCTTATCGACCTGCACCATGACTTCAAGCGTGCAAACGGATACAGCGAGCTTGAAGTCAGCCAGAAACGCAGCGCAATTGAAAACGTGATGCGTCCTGACTCGATTACAGTTCACAAGCAACGTTTTGAAAAGATTGGCTTCTCAAGTCGCGAAGTGTGGTTCCAATGCTTCAACTTCGGTTCAATGTTCGCGATTAAATAG
- the cydB gene encoding cytochrome d ubiquinol oxidase subunit II, with product MFDYESLRLIWWVLIGVLLVGFAVTDGFDMGVAALSPVIGKSDTERRIMLNTIAPHWDGNQVWLITAGGALFAAWPLVYATSFSGFYFAMYVTLAALWLRPLALDYRSKIEEPKWRKAWDYALCFSGTVPPIIFGVAFGNLLQGVPFELNYLMMSKYHGTFFALLNPFALLCGVLALMLFVMQGATWLQMKTTEELHSRARNVAQITGLIAIALFVIGGFWVQSIEGYVITSTIDTFADSNPLNKEVSLQVGAWMTNFETYPAMWAAPILGVAMPLLAVIASRFERGGFAFLFSSLSNAGVILTAGFAMFPFVMPSSWNPNHSLTMWDSTASELTLGLMTGVAAVMVPVILGYTTWTYYKMFGRLDKKHIEDNDVSAY from the coding sequence ATGTTTGATTACGAAAGCTTACGACTTATTTGGTGGGTATTGATCGGTGTTCTACTGGTTGGTTTCGCCGTAACTGACGGCTTTGACATGGGTGTTGCTGCTCTGTCTCCTGTTATCGGTAAGAGCGACACTGAACGTCGTATTATGCTAAACACGATTGCCCCTCACTGGGATGGCAACCAAGTATGGCTAATTACGGCTGGTGGTGCATTGTTCGCTGCATGGCCATTGGTTTACGCGACGTCTTTCTCTGGTTTCTACTTCGCAATGTACGTGACGCTAGCAGCACTTTGGCTACGTCCACTTGCTCTTGATTACCGTTCAAAGATTGAAGAGCCAAAATGGCGTAAGGCATGGGACTACGCACTTTGCTTTAGTGGCACAGTTCCGCCAATCATCTTTGGTGTAGCGTTTGGTAACTTACTGCAAGGTGTTCCATTCGAACTGAACTACCTGATGATGTCTAAGTATCATGGTACGTTCTTCGCTCTGCTAAACCCGTTTGCATTACTATGTGGCGTGTTGGCTCTGATGTTGTTCGTCATGCAAGGTGCAACATGGCTTCAAATGAAGACAACAGAAGAACTGCACAGCCGCGCACGTAACGTTGCTCAGATCACTGGCCTAATTGCTATTGCTCTGTTCGTTATCGGTGGTTTCTGGGTTCAATCTATCGAAGGCTATGTAATTACAAGCACGATAGACACGTTTGCTGATTCAAACCCACTAAATAAAGAAGTATCACTTCAAGTTGGTGCTTGGATGACAAACTTCGAAACGTATCCAGCAATGTGGGCTGCGCCGATTCTTGGTGTAGCAATGCCACTGCTTGCTGTGATTGCATCTCGCTTTGAACGCGGTGGTTTCGCATTCTTGTTCTCAAGCCTATCTAACGCTGGTGTTATTCTAACGGCTGGTTTTGCAATGTTCCCATTCGTAATGCCATCAAGCTGGAACCCTAACCATAGTTTGACTATGTGGGATTCAACAGCAAGTGAGCTAACGCTTGGTCTTATGACTGGAGTTGCGGCGGTAATGGTTCCTGTGATTCTTGGCTACACAACGTGGACATACTACAAAATGTTCGGTCGTCTAGATAAGAAACACATCGAAGATAACGACGTTTCAGCTTACTAA
- the ybgE gene encoding cyd operon protein YbgE, producing MSNLAEQIAKLHQPMDKTLLRALSLVLGFMHVGLVMWEPEAYATSIGGFNAIIGPMFIWAACSSMVYGIGFKPRAWMWQLLFSPYVSLTILLYLTVLRLL from the coding sequence GTGAGTAATCTCGCAGAGCAAATCGCTAAACTGCATCAACCAATGGATAAGACTCTGTTAAGAGCTTTATCTCTAGTATTGGGTTTCATGCATGTAGGTTTAGTGATGTGGGAACCTGAAGCGTATGCGACAAGCATCGGTGGCTTTAACGCGATTATCGGGCCAATGTTCATTTGGGCAGCATGTTCAAGCATGGTTTACGGTATCGGATTTAAGCCGAGAGCTTGGATGTGGCAACTACTGTTCAGCCCATACGTTTCACTCACAATTTTGCTCTACCTAACGGTGCTGCGCCTTTTATAA